One stretch of Plasmodium vivax chromosome 8, whole genome shotgun sequence DNA includes these proteins:
- a CDS encoding elongation factor 1, putative (encoded by transcript PVX_095255A), with product MANTYDELYVPLSYYLLHNEGSQAGTASEQPGKKPGKKPVINKSSLIIDIKPYGEETNLDEVLKLVKEIEMEGLTWGKAHKKTPFAFGLFKLQVSCVIVDDLINTDELIEMIENVGLSEQDVKKKKELQELMEGEELDEEVEGLVQSAEIISFNKL from the exons atggcgaaCACATACGACGAGTTGTACGTACCCCTCAGCTACTACCTTCTGCATAACGAAGGCAGTCAGGCGGGCACGGCTAGCGAGCAGCCGGGGAAAAAGCCAGGCAAGAAACCAGTCATCAACAA GTCCTCCCTCATTATCGACATAAAGCCGTACGGAGAAGAAACCAACCTGGACGAAGTGTTAAAACTGGTGAAGGAAATCGAAATGGAGGGGCTGACCTGGGGAAAGGCGCACAAAAAGACGCCCTTTGCCTTTGGCCTCTTCAAGCTACAG GTCTCCTGCGTCATCGTGGACGACTTGATAAACACAGACGAACTGATCGAGATGATAGAGAACGTGGGGCTAAGTGAGCAGGAcgttaagaagaaaaaggagcttCAGGAATTGATGGAAGGCGAAGAGTTGGATGAGGAGGTCGAAGGACTCGTTCAGTCCGCCGAGATTATTTCCTTTAACAAGTTGTAA
- a CDS encoding RNA-binding protein, putative (encoded by transcript PVX_095260A) — protein sequence MGIFDKIRSVEKLNEAELKNIGSEQTSWHDQYKDSSYIYIGNLDSRLTEGDIVIVFSQFGEPIDVNLVRDKETGKSKGYCFLSYEDQRSTVLAVDNFNGYKLLDRPLVVDHILNYRLPQKYANDDGQNEYKPTGAEGQGIGVYNVIESEINLTKTFDKIRNKQNEEKRKKLMDEDELWALNFEKSLNKRDGKGEKENEDRRSTSSHNVAEKRKRRHGERSTSPKRHKRRDRKHDDDMTHVRDKHKSHRSKGGESRKRERRTHNSGSRGRSNGHSSRHSSRRSSRRSSGRGDRRKGKRRH from the exons atgggcatattCGATAAAATACGGAGCGTCGAAAAATTGAACGAAGCGGAGCTGAAGAACATTGGAAGCGAGCAAACCTCATGGCACGACCAGTATAAGGACTCCAGTTACATCTACATAG GCAACCTGGACAGCAGACTAACCGAAGGAGACATCGTTATCGTATTTTCGCAGTTTGGCGAACCGATAGACGTTAACCTGGTGCGCGACAAGGAGACAG gaaAATCCAAGGGGTACTGCTTCCTATCCTACGAGGACCAGCGCAGCACAGTGCTAGCGGTGGACAACTTTAACGGATACAAGCTGCTGGACCGGCCCCTAGTGGTTGaccacattttaaattacagGCTCCCCCAGAAATACGCCAACGACGAT GGACAAAACGAATACAAACCCACCGGCGCTGAGGGACAAGGAATCGGCGTGTACAACGTCATAGAGAGCGAAATAAATTTAACCAAAACGTTCGATAAAATACGGAATAAACAGAATGAGGAAAAACGGAAGAAACTGATGGATGAAGACGAATTGTGGGCCCTCAACTTTGAAAAATCGTTAAACAAAAGGGATGGCAAGGGAGAAAAGGAGAATGAAGATCGGCGGTCCACTTCGTCCCACAACgttgcagaaaaaaggaagagacgCCATGGAGAGAGATCCACGTCgccaaaaaggcacaaaCGGAGGGATAGAAAACATGACGATGATATGACCCACGTACGTGACAAGCATAAGTCTCACcgcagcaaagggggagaatcTCGCAAGCGTGAGCGGCGCACACATAACAGCGGCAGCAGGGGGCGAAGCAACGGGCACAGCAGCAGGCATAGCAGTAGACGTAGCAGCAGGCGTAGCAGCGGACGCGGTGATAggagaaagggaaaaaggcgaCATTAA
- a CDS encoding ABC transporter, putative (encoded by transcript PVX_095250A), whose translation MKLRKLYGLVKKTYYEKRKDFVLYFFFLLIPFLLVSFHLFLRNISDKYSLEIYNNFSENDKIDLNDTIRQYVLFLSNELCSREIGEDVYVNHICLTPDDELSRAFLAYANQNDLNIFRVYSSEEECLQNLKYAIQLRESDLASGSQRYGGDNRGDNLGDGRGEELSPLVHSFKNNLKRGKAITLEELYRDVHPENDYEVLLKLQIDEETLRKVKSTQLYRSFIRDIKKLKDESSHNAFFQDERRKLFFFNFVKNNLIETNRACGLLGIENVSHLGQQNRLRFSYVLGRKPTGRPGGAAAKGGNEANGANEANEASHTNETTTVKPTSDGKDSSREKIVNNSGMAKPIGDTHLGMPLQKQRDVITNVSYKIRVGDYALLTSSENYFFNDININLKQNFVNFNTVDDLSLNVYFNEWYYSSFFIVLEYHFNLFMLRYNAQLGRHASPHSATDAAVPATDTASRSRGSLHLNDFFLLKMPMRSMKINAFDTFEKNIFRVVMFLCVCLFIVNICFDINKERKVSMENFLFCLKINKYYYYFSWLLFYFIVLFFYNILFTYVIHVYIFKKMVNFFILFFYMYMFIVSSLLFTVICMHFSDNSAINYIASFLIFFLFSSFRLIIHSGVGDVLSFFVLLIPHASFCLALDFIFILIKNGIQIGYPEMFIKFENICLMHLLLYSVLSFALLTCILTYMIHHRNRHQGKLYLRGGGAPQMCSSGRRGGSGRRGGSGRRGRRERRGRSGPIDRSGSSGCSQADCFMLELTDGAPEEKRQKCQTRPTWPTRRSPTGEAQRPIRKRLAPLRAADPPSDCYLVIKNVNKTYGRKDVLKNVSLTLRSNRIFVLLGENGSGKSTLINIITGMITKDAGEIHFIRGGGSGQGVSGDCSGGHHVSSHRGSTPRVIARGRPRGAAPLRKLLGRRTRQSNHEIEISYCSQNVILYENLTFYETIVIFLLYYNKDVETYLKKKRTRKIMNDLDLAKYLNHKIKNLIDDVKKKISIFICFLVKRDVYILDEPFIALDIKTKTKLFKFFEKIKKNNIIFICTHDIYEANNFANDIAVIKSGQVIFNGTKRQFRGLIDYKFVLNVRFGGGALQSGGSHSSSNVGDSPNGGSQNSSGNPESNLFDFLTDPGAPSNPPETIKQDIIHLVKSVREENKTCFIFFNSTHVYCTYKISETESLKKLLYVLKRFRHILTYELKTIDIYYTYIYIYTYHEKKNLLKNVQDRDLRNLIKMDPLFYLFFDNVRYFNELNSKLAISAPPPGGGGGSGPPDWGYLWGILVRGGRATGEEGAEKKGQEPNCTPNMGKPHLAEPLTARLANFLSTYVRPTLSLKLKKDLCNTSFYWYKFLVPIFLLSFGLLIIKCVSLFGKIENIELDYSTISSNHLKTSTLNYYIIYTSEVGPDGGRPSSTDGKVTSKWVSQWKGRKWKSKAVVPMKQMENHPPGINQNWRDNQAHLPTDSFNFYNSTINSLLERYCINEKINYIDELINEDNLYEHVHNYLERRSTQQKDISLGTYIFQINEKQTKQGDLDYRTDVDVSVNLFCNYTSIHSYAYYTNSAFNILAEFQSGMQHRGGGSPQWADNTKSHPSTATPTATPTATPTATPTATPTATPTATPTATPTATPPPPARKNQIDVINEPFPIKFHEYFLRDFYINMYVFLSIVIFFCVFFEKLRNEIDHRKVFQKFNVHKYVHYLQILLLEYMYYLIYILLLFFILYVFQYREFVLPSFFLFLMLYGFNTFLSISLFSSLYLHSYILFVFVNFIFCGIISIVIYVLVILSYAYNNEVLMNLSHVFVCIFRILDSFSLSHVLNIRSLCLNMRRHMQQIDEELIRDTSRSYFQQGTHTGHLHGSYPDGVSPRGAGDTLLGAVRTSDALKGFCSDSNSFFNTTGDFLFLIVNCALYLLVLFYKLYCLNRGASRETVDETERKYNNELPSENPTEQRSDLQSSTNGESSDGAGRPHSKQKYSFAVRHFYLTNREYKRDERVEKKGLSKLLTYASRVLRLPQRTVATDTYRRFSEELSEEDTKETSAMPNGNGKEAPAREEGSSDEGSHSGGSGSEGSSHPPHQQHPRGGHHADQKYILKDINVKMRPYKIYTFSSIFNNDLNVLYFFKLFFARGSAGWRDERTTDWHTNGHTNGHTNGHTDERTTDCHTDERTKDERDYKIALIPNMTIYEHVKVILTYKNISLSNAELLYVIHLLMLTVNLRCDLHINCNQLSGGMKKKVELIINLLRNDRIIFLYKLNDNIDFCSQIYINLILRNVLLVNERGEGGGKGGHQLGITPDSQVNRQLGLTPPDGGENLPREDQTECPISSNIQSVNEGIINAFIKENILKIKFAPTNFVIYTHIYTDIFYYDYLYLFNQNEITYANYTKNMMRSFQSYYSFQLKLKGIDQAKISEYIRVFFCTNKRACVRFCRVVRALDERGSGGSGSGSGSGSRGRERSRDRISNRTSNRSDTDERRSRGAVPLVEQNAKRNALNLRNLFCIFKIVKRSKDNSLLPLRPSKKKKNNLLMSLSKLHRVLLNLIMDKSSHVNQYLNRNKYISLFLLFKFAICELAYQNIQQFLQSCKSVKRVYSEVTASSQCLFILKVPDNRHFFKLLEIKQRIKFDDKEIQVQQVDMNNLNANDIFLLLFKKLL comes from the exons ATGAAGCTCCGTAAGCTATACGGCTTGGTCAAAAAGACGTACTATGAAAAGAGAAAGGATTTTGTtctttactttttctttttgttgaTCCCCTTTCTGTTAGTATCATTTCATTTGTTCCTTAGGAATATCAGCGACAAGT ACTCCCTCGAGATCTACAACAACTTCTccgaaaatgataaaatagaTTTGAACGACACCATCAGGCAGTACGTCTTATTTTTGAGCAACGAGCTGTGCTCCAG agaaATCGGCGAAGACGTGTACGTGAACCACATCTGCCTGACGCCGGACGACGAGCTCTCCAGGGCCTTCCTCGCCTACGCCAACCAAAACGACCTGAACATATTCCGGGTGTACAGCAGCGAGGAGGAGTGCCTGCAGAATTTGAAGTATGCCATTCAGCTTCGGGAGAGTGACTTGGCCAGCGGGAGCCAAAGATATGGCGGCGATAATAGAGGCGATAATCTAGGCGATGGCCGAGGGGAGGAGCTCTCCCCCTTAGTGCACTCctttaaaaacaatttgaaaCGGGGCAAGGCCATAACCCTGGAGGAGCTGTACCGAGATGTGCACCCAGAAAACGACTACGAGGTGCTGCTAAAGTTGCAGATTGATGAGGAGACCCTGAGAAAGGTCAAAAGCACGCAGCTGTACAGGTCCTTCATTAGGGATATAAAGAAGCTGAAGGACGAAAGTAGCCACAATGCCTTCTTCCAGGACGAGCGGagaaaattgtttttttttaatttcgtgaaaaataatttgatcGAGACGAACAGAGCGTGCGGCTTGCTCGGCATTGAAAATGTAAGTCACCTGGGGCAGCAGAACCGGTTGCGCTTCTCCTACGTGTTGGGGCGGAAGCCCACCGGGCGCCCCGGCGGTGCCGCggccaaggggggaaacgaaGCCAACGGGGCCAACGAGGCCAACGAGGCGAGTCACACGAACGAGACGACCACAGTTAAGCCGACTAGCGATGGTAAAGATAGCAgcagagaaaaaatagttaACAATAGCGGAATGGCCAAGCCCATTGGAGACACTCACCTGGGGATGCCGCTGCAAAAACAGAGAGACGTCATCACGAACGTGAGCTACAAAATCAGAGTGGGGGACTACGCGCTGCTGACGTCTAGCGAGAACTACTTCTTCAATGATATAAACATAAATCTGAAGCAgaattttgtgaattttaaTACCGTGGACGATTTGTCCCTAAACGTGTATTTTAACGAGTGGTACTAcagcagcttcttcatcGTTTTGGAGTATCACTTTAACTTGTTTATGCTCAGGTATAACGCGCAGCTGGGGAGGCATGCTTCGCCGCACTCCGCCACGGACGCGGCCGTACCGGCCACAGACACGGCTAGTCGGTCGCGTGGCTCACTCCACCTGAACGACTTCTTCCTGCTGAAGATGCCCATGAGGAGCATGAAGATTAACGCCTTCGACACATTCGAAAAGAACATTTTCCGCGTGGTGATGTTCCTGTGCGTCTGCCTCTTCATCGTGAACATCTGTTTTGACATTAACAAAGAGAGGAAGGTCAGCATGGAGAATTTCCTCTTCTGTTtgaagataaataaatactatTATTACTTTTCCTGGCTCCTCTTCTACTTcatcgttttgtttttctataACATCCTCTTCACTTACGTCAtacatgtatacatttttaaaaaaatggtaaatttttttattctctttttttacatgtacatgttcATAGTGAGCAGTTTACTTTTCACTGTCATTTGCATGCACTTCTCCGACAATAGTGCAATAAATTAcattgcttcttttttaattttttttttattttcatctttCCGTTTGATTATTCACTCTGGAGTTGGAGACGTGCTCTCCTTCTTCGTCTTGCTAATCCCTCATGCGTCTTTCTGCTTGGCGCTggatttcattttcattttaattaaaaatggcattcAGATTGGCTACCCCGAGATGTTTATTAAATTCGAGAATATTTGCTTAATGCACCTTCTGCTGTACTCCGTTTTGTCCTTCGCCCTTTTGACGTGCATCCTGACCTACATGATACACCACCGGAACAGGCACCAGGGGAAGCTCTACCTccggggggggggtgccccgCAAATGTGTAGCagtggaagaagagggggaagcggaagaagagggggaagcggaagaagagggagaagagaaagaagaggaagaagtgggCCAATAGATCGAAGCGGGTCGAGCGGGTGCAGCCAGGCGGACTGCTTCATGCTGGAGCTGACCGACGGCGCCCCCGAGGAGAAGCGGCAGAAGTGTCAGACGCGGCCGACGTGGCCGACGCGGCGGAGCCCAACTGGTGAAGCACAACGGCCGATTCGGAAGCGGCTGGCGCCTCTGCGCGCCGCGGACCCCCCCTCGGACTGCTACCTAGTCATCAAGAACGTCAACAAGACGTACGGCCGAAAGGACGTGCTGAAAAACGTTTCGCTTACCCTGAGGAGCAACCGGATATTTGTCCTGTTGGGGGAAAACGGCTCGGGGAAGTCCACCCTCATCAACATCATAACGGGGATGATCACGAAGGACGCCGGGGAAATACACTTcatcaggggggggggaagtggccAAGGCGTTAGCGGCGATTGCAGCGGCGGCCATCACGTCAGCTCCCATCGCGGCAGCACCCCTCGCGTGATCGCGCGCGGACGCCCCAGGGGAGCCGCCCCCCTCCGAAAACTCCTGGGAAGAAGAACCCGCCAAAGCAACCACGAAATAGAAATCAGCTACTGCAGCCAAAACGTAATCCTCTACGAAAACCTCACCTTCTACGAAACCATCGTCATATTCCTCCTCTACTACAATAAGGATGTAGAGActtatttgaagaaaaaaaggactcGAAAAATAATGAACGATTTGGATCTAGCAAAGTACCTCAACCATAAAATTAAGAACCTCATTGATgatgtaaagaaaaagatttcCATTTTCATTTGCTTCCTGGTCAAGAGAGACGTGTACATTTTGGACGAGCCCTTCATCGCTCTAGACATTAAGACCAAGACCAAgctctttaaattttttgagaaaattaaaaagaacaacatcatttttatttgcaccCATGACATATACGAGGCCAATAACTTCGCCAACGACATCGCCGTCATCAAGAGCGGGCAGGTCATCTTCAACGGGACGAAGCGGCAGTTCCGGGGGCTCATCGACTACAAGTTCGTTTTGAATGTGcgctttggggggggggccctGCAAAGTGGAGGTAGTCATAGTAGCAGTAACGTTGGCGACAGTCCAAATGGAGGTAGCCAAAACAGTAGTGGCAACCCTGAGAGCAACCTGTTCGACTTCCTAACCGACCCCGGCGCGCCCAGCAACCCCCCGGAGACGATCAAGCAGGACATCATCCACCTGGTGAAAAGCGTGCgggaagaaaacaaaacgtgcttcatcttcttcaacTCCACTCACGTGTACTGCACATATAAGATAAGCGAGACGGAGTCGCTGAAGAAGCTGCTCTACGTGCTAAAGCGATTCAGACACATCCTCACATACGAGCTAAAGACAATCGACATTTACTAcacgtatatttatatttacacttACCATGAAAAGAAGAACCTTTTGAAGAACGTCCAAGATAGGGACCTTAGAAATTTGATCAAAATGGATCCTctcttttatcttttttttgacaacGTTAGGTATTTTAATGAGTTGAATAGCAAGTTGGCCATCTCGGCTCCTCCCCCCGGGGGTGGTGGTGGGTCTGGCCCCCCCGATTGGGGCTATCTGTGGGGTATCCTGGttaggggggggagagccaCTGGTGAAGAAGGGGCGGAGAAGAAGGGGCAGGAGCCAAACTGCACCCCTAACATGGGGAAACCCCACCTGGCCGAGCCGCTGACCGCTCGGCTGGCCAACTTCCTCTCCACGTACGTCAGGCCCACCCTCTCCCTAAAGCTGAAGAAGGACCTCTGCAACACCAGCTTCTACTGGTACAAATTCCTCGTGCCaattttcctcctctccttcGGCCTCCTCATAATAAAGTGCGTCTCCCTCTTcggaaaaatagaaaacatAGAGCTGGATTACTCCACCATTTCGTCAAATCATTTGAAGACCAGCACGCTGAACTactacattatatatacctCTGAGGTGGGCCCCGATGGGGGACGGCCAAGCAGCACAGATGGGAAGGTCACCTCCAAATGGGTCAGTCAgtggaagggaagaaagTGGAAAAGCAAAGCGGTAGTACCAATGAAACAGATGGAGAATCACCCCCCAGGGATAAATCAAAATTGGAGAGACAACCAGGCCCACCTTCCAACCGACTCCTTCAACTTCTATAACAGCACGATCAACTCCCTGTTGGAGAGGTACTGCATAAACGAGAAGATTAACTACATCGACGAATTGATAAACGAGGACAATCtgtatgaacatgttcataaTTATTTGGAGAGGAGGTCCACTCAGCAGAAAGACATTTCCCTGGGCACGTACATATTTCAGATTAACGAGAAGCAGACCAAGCAGGGAGACCTGGACTACAGAACAGATGTGGATGTCAGCGTGAATCTCTTTTGCAACTACACCTCTATACATTCCTATGCCTACTACACCAACTCGGCTTTCAACATTTTGGCGGAGTTTCAGAGCGGGATGCAGCACCGAGGTGGAGGGAGCCCCCAATGGGCAGACAATACGAAATCACACCCATCTACCGCTACACCTACCGCTACACCTACCGCTACACCTACCGCTACTCCTACCGCTACACCTACCGCTACTCCTACCGCTACTCCTACCGCTACTCCTACCGCTAcaccgcccccccccgcgcggaaGAACCAAATCGACGTGATCAACGAGCCGTTCCCCATCAAATTCCACGAGTACTTCCTGCGCGACTTCTACATCAACATGTACGTCTTCCTCTCCATCGTCATCTTCTTCTGCGTCTTCTTCGAAAAGCTGCGCAACGAAATAGACCACAGAAAGGTGtttcaaaaatttaacgTCCACAAATATGTGCATTATTTGCAGATCCTGCTGCTGGagtatatgtattatttaatttatatcctcctcctcttttttattctctaCGTATTTCAGTACCGCGAATTCGTTCTTccgtctttttttctctttttgatGCTCTACGGGTTTAACACCTTCCTGTCTAtctccctcttctcctcTCTCTACCTGCACAGTTACATCCTCTTCGtctttgttaattttattttctgtgGAATCATTAGCATTGTCATTTACGTCTTGGTCATCCTCTCATATGCCTACAACAATGAAGTGTTGATGAACCTATCGCACGTCttcgtttgcatttttcgcaTCCTGGATTCTTTCTCTCTTTCCCATGTGCTCAACATCAGAAGTTTATGCCTGAACATGAGACGTCACATGCAGCAAATTGACGAAGAGCTAATCAGGGACACCTCCAGGAGCTACTTCCAACAGGGGACACACACAGGGCACTTGCACGGAAGCTATCCAGACGGTGTATCCCCACGTGGGGCAGGAGACACATTATTGGGTGCAGTGCGCACATCGGATGCGTTGAAGGGATTTTGCAGTGACTCCAACTCGTTCTTTAACACCACGGGggattttctcttcctcatCGTGAACTGCGCGCTGTACCTGCTGGTGCTCTTTTACAAGTTGTACTGCCTCAACCGGGGTGCGAGCAGAGAGACTGTGGATGAAACGGagagaaaatataataatgaattgCCGAGTGAAAACCCAACTGAGCAGCGAAGTGACCTACAGAGCAGCACCAACGGGGAATCGAGTGACGGCGCGGGAAGGCCCCACTCCAAGCAGAAGTACTCCTTTGCAGTGAGACACTTTTACCTTACTAACAGAGAGTACAAGAGGGACGAACGGGTAGAAAAGAAGGGCCTCTCCAAGCTGCTCACCTACGCAAGCAGGGTTTTACGATTGCCCCAGAGAACCGTCGCCACAGACACGTACAGGAGATTCAGCGAGGAGCTATCTGAGGAGGACACCAAAGAGACTTCCGCAATGCCCAATGGGAATGGCAAAGAAGCACCAGCAAGAGAGGAGGGATCATCCGATGAGGGAAGCCacagcgggggaagcggctcaGAGGGGAGCAGCCACCCCCCCCACCAGCAACACCCCCGCGGAGGCCATCACGCAGACCAAAAGTACATCCTCAAGGACATCAACGTGAAAATGAGGCCCTACAAGATATACACCTTCTCCTCCATCTTTAACAACGACCTGAATGTGCTCTACTTTTTCAAGCTCTTCTTCGCCAGGGGGTCAGCGGGGTGGAGGGACGAACGCACTACGGATTGGCACACCAATGGGCACACCAATGGGCACACCAATGGCCACACAGACGAACGCACTACGGATTGCCACACTGACGAACGCACGAAGGACGAGCGCGACTACAAAATCGCCCTCATCCCCAACATGACCATCTACGAGCACGTGAAGGTCATCCTGACGTACAAGAACATCTCCCTCAGCAACGCGGAGCTCCTCTACGTTATCCACCTCCTCATGCTCACCGTCAACCTGCGCTGCGACCTGCACATAAACTGCAACCAACTCAGTGGcgggatgaagaagaaggtggAGCTCATCATCAACCTCCTTCGAAACGACCGCATTATTTTCCTCTACAAGCTGAATGACAATATAGATTTCTGCTCGCAGATTTACATAAACCTCATTTTGAGGAACGTCCTGTTGGTGAACGAGCGGGGAGAGGGCGGCGGCAAGGGGGGACACCAACTTGGTATAACTCCTGACAGCCAAGTGAACCGCCAACTTGGTCTGACCCCCCCTGACGGGGGAGAGAACCTCCCGCGAGAGGACCAAACGGAGTGCCCCATATCGTCGAACATCCAAAGCGTCAACGAAGGCATAATCAACGCATTCATAAAGGagaacattttgaagataAAATTTGCCCCGACCAACTTTGTGATTTACACGCATATATACACGGACATCTTTTACTACGACTACTTGTACCTGTTTAACCAGAACGAAATTACCTATGCGAACTACACGAAGAACATGATGAGGAGCTTCCAGAGCTACTACTCCTTCCA